The proteins below come from a single Zea mays cultivar B73 chromosome 8, Zm-B73-REFERENCE-NAM-5.0, whole genome shotgun sequence genomic window:
- the LOC100283596 gene encoding Rhomboid-like protein 11, chloroplastic: protein MAQQLLLLLPAPSRTFLKALPSPFLSYLPRRHLVPVTAVPVAPGIRRGLLRYATKRSSLVEELEIAKEKQPHSRRANGIFWILLLNFGIYMADHLFQIRQIKSLYLYHAFPSWFQFVTSTFCHANWNHLSSNLFFVYIFGKLVEEEEGNFALWMSYILTGAGANLISWLALPTSSVSLGASGAVFGLFTISVLVKMSWDWRKILEVLILGQFVVDKVLEAARATTITGQSFQVNNVAHVSGALIGAALVFLVSRIPFSSNDDNPKATKRVNRK, encoded by the exons ATGGCGCAGCAGCTGCTGCTCCTCCTCCCCGCCCCTTCCAGAACTTTCTTGAAGGCCCTCCCCTCTCCCTTTCTCTCCTACCTCCCCCGGCGCCACCTTGTCCCCGTTACCGCCGTTCCCGTAGCACCCGGCATCCGGCGGGGCCTGCTCCGGTACGCGACGAAGCGTTCAA GCTTGGTCGAAGAACTGGAGATTGCCAAGGAGAAGCAGCCGCATAGCAGGCGCGCCAATGGCATCTTCTGGATCTTGCTGCTCAATTTCGGCATCTACATGGCCGACCACTTGTTCCAG ATTCGGCAAATAAAATCACTATACCTGTATCATGCATTCCCTTCATGGTTCCAGTTTGTGACATCAACATTTTGCCATGCCAACTG GAATCATCTTTCAAGCAATTTATTCTTTGTGTATATCTTTG GAAAGCTTGTCGAGGAGGAAGAGGGTAACTTTGCTCTCTGGATGTCTTACATTTTGACTGGTGCTGGGGCAAACTTGATTTCATGGCTAGCTCTTCCAACATCCTCTGTGTCACTTGGAGCATCTGGTGCTGTTTTTGGCCTTTTCACCATTAGTGTTCTAGTTAAG ATGTCATGGGACTGGAGAAAGATTCTTGAAGTGCTTATCCTTGGACAATTTGTTGTTGACAAG GTCTTGGAAGCAGCACGTGCAACAACAATCACGGGCCAGTCATTTCAAGTGAACAACGTCGCTCATGTGTCAGGTGCTTTGATTGGTGCCGCGTTGGTGTTTCTGGTTAGCAGAATCCCTTTTTCATCCAATGATGATAATCCAAAGGCAACAAAAAgagtaaatagaaaataa